A single window of Leptospiraceae bacterium DNA harbors:
- a CDS encoding serine/threonine protein kinase codes for MINLPGYTIGEEIHLGEKSIVCRGDKSGQPVIIKILHSDYPNASELNSFKHEYDLLEKINSTGIIRTIGLEKYKNSIAIVFEDIGARALSKILNDISSYSIKEVLNIMVLSVKALGEVHKCNLVHKDMKPHNIIYNKVTNELKIIDFGNASLLAKQNSFIPLNSSIEGTLAYISPEQTGRMNRTVDYRTDYYSLGVTFYQILTGELPFITSDPMELVHAHIAKLPLSPFEKNKTPKVISDIVMKLLQKNPEDRYQSINGILYDLEWCLNNVETRLIALVEQKKLFKY; via the coding sequence ATGATAAATTTACCAGGTTATACAATTGGAGAAGAGATTCATTTAGGGGAAAAAAGTATAGTTTGTCGAGGAGATAAATCTGGTCAGCCAGTAATCATAAAAATCCTTCATAGCGATTATCCTAATGCAAGTGAATTGAATAGTTTTAAACATGAATATGATTTACTTGAAAAAATAAATTCAACTGGCATCATTCGAACGATTGGTTTAGAAAAATATAAAAATAGTATAGCCATTGTCTTTGAAGATATTGGAGCACGAGCTCTCTCAAAAATATTAAATGATATTAGTTCTTACTCAATAAAAGAAGTTTTAAATATTATGGTTCTCTCAGTGAAAGCTCTAGGTGAAGTTCACAAATGTAACTTAGTTCACAAAGATATGAAACCTCATAATATTATTTATAATAAGGTCACCAATGAACTAAAAATAATTGATTTTGGAAATGCAAGTCTTCTAGCAAAGCAAAATTCTTTTATTCCTCTAAATAGTTCAATAGAAGGAACGTTAGCATACATCTCCCCAGAGCAAACTGGACGAATGAATCGGACAGTAGATTACCGCACAGACTATTACTCATTAGGCGTTACATTCTATCAAATACTTACAGGAGAACTCCCTTTTATAACTTCTGACCCGATGGAATTAGTTCATGCTCATATCGCCAAATTACCATTATCCCCATTTGAAAAAAATAAAACACCCAAAGTAATTTCTGATATAGTGATGAAATTATTACAAAAGAATCCAGAAGATAGATATCAAAGCATCAATGGAATTTTATATGATTTGGAATGGTGTTTGAATAACGTAGAGACGCGATTAATCGCGTTGGTAGAACAAAAGAAGTTATTCAAATACTGA
- the thrS gene encoding threonine--tRNA ligase translates to MSQIQITLPDGNTREVEMGTSVSDFVSKMSISLAKSALAAKVDGVEVDLSYPLEKNARLEILTYATKEGKEVFHHSSAHLLGMAVQRLWSDALLTVGPVVESGPGFFYYDIDFPSITITPEDLIKIEKEMEKIVKENLPVKRTVLTREEAIKKFTEMGEKYKIELISGFESETVSLYGQGEWFDLCRGPHVPNTGLLKAFKLTAISGAYWKANKDNAMLQRIYGVSFPSKKELDEYLFMIEEAKKRDHRKLGKEMDLFSFQEEAPGFPFWHPKGTIIWNNLANFIRSECTRRGYQEIRTPAILNSDLWKRSGHWDNFKENMYFTEIDEQEFAVKPMNCPGCSLIYKYHMHSYKELPLRYAELGTVHRHELSGVLHGLFRVRAFTQDDAHIYAPLDHLESEVIDLIDFTFSVYKKFGFTEFKTYIATRPEKSQGRDEDWEEATSSLINALRKKDIPFGVKEGEGAFYGPKIEFNIKDSLGRLWQCGTIQIDFSMPERFELDFTGSDGKKKRPVMIHRAIYGSLERFIGILIEHFEGKFPFWVSPNQIRILTVAEPHNAYATELHNLFLSKGIHSEMDLRSEKIGFKIRDSILKKANFLLILGDKEVENRSVSIRKLGEENTTTYSLNEFLDLIEKEKAAM, encoded by the coding sequence ATGAGCCAAATCCAAATTACATTACCAGATGGAAATACACGAGAAGTTGAGATGGGAACGAGTGTCTCTGATTTCGTTTCTAAGATGAGTATTTCATTAGCAAAGTCTGCGCTTGCCGCGAAAGTGGACGGTGTAGAGGTAGATCTATCTTATCCGCTAGAAAAAAATGCGCGTTTAGAAATTCTCACCTATGCAACGAAAGAAGGCAAAGAAGTCTTTCACCACTCTTCTGCTCACCTACTTGGTATGGCTGTGCAACGTCTTTGGTCTGATGCATTATTAACAGTAGGTCCTGTTGTAGAATCAGGTCCTGGATTTTTTTATTATGATATAGATTTTCCTTCTATTACAATTACTCCAGAAGATTTAATAAAGATTGAAAAAGAAATGGAGAAGATTGTAAAAGAAAATCTTCCTGTCAAACGAACTGTCTTAACAAGAGAAGAAGCAATTAAGAAATTCACCGAGATGGGTGAAAAATATAAAATTGAATTAATCTCTGGATTCGAATCGGAAACGGTTTCTCTTTATGGACAGGGAGAGTGGTTTGACTTGTGTAGAGGTCCTCACGTGCCTAATACTGGTTTGCTCAAAGCATTTAAGCTGACTGCAATTTCAGGAGCGTATTGGAAGGCTAACAAGGATAATGCGATGCTCCAAAGAATCTATGGAGTATCGTTTCCTTCTAAAAAAGAACTCGATGAATACTTATTTATGATCGAAGAAGCAAAGAAAAGAGATCATAGAAAACTAGGAAAGGAAATGGATTTATTTTCTTTCCAAGAAGAAGCGCCCGGTTTTCCTTTCTGGCATCCAAAGGGAACTATCATTTGGAATAACCTTGCTAATTTCATTCGTTCTGAATGCACTAGACGTGGATACCAAGAAATTAGAACTCCTGCGATTCTAAATTCTGACCTTTGGAAACGAAGTGGGCATTGGGATAATTTCAAAGAGAATATGTATTTCACAGAGATCGACGAACAAGAATTTGCAGTTAAACCAATGAACTGCCCTGGGTGCTCTTTGATTTATAAATATCATATGCATTCTTATAAAGAACTTCCTTTGCGTTATGCGGAATTGGGAACTGTTCATCGTCATGAATTAAGTGGGGTATTACACGGATTATTCCGTGTGAGAGCGTTTACGCAAGATGATGCGCATATCTATGCTCCGCTCGATCATTTAGAATCAGAAGTAATTGATCTAATTGATTTTACTTTTTCTGTTTATAAAAAATTTGGATTCACTGAATTCAAAACCTATATCGCTACACGTCCTGAAAAGTCACAGGGGCGTGATGAAGATTGGGAAGAAGCAACTAGCTCTCTTATCAATGCTCTCAGAAAAAAAGACATTCCATTTGGTGTAAAAGAAGGAGAAGGAGCGTTCTACGGTCCTAAGATTGAATTTAATATCAAGGACAGTCTTGGTCGTTTGTGGCAATGTGGAACGATTCAGATTGACTTCTCTATGCCAGAGAGATTTGAACTAGACTTCACAGGAAGCGATGGAAAAAAGAAGCGTCCTGTTATGATTCATCGTGCTATCTATGGCTCACTTGAAAGATTCATCGGAATTCTAATTGAACACTTCGAAGGTAAATTCCCTTTCTGGGTTTCGCCAAATCAAATTAGAATCTTGACAGTTGCTGAGCCGCATAACGCATATGCAACCGAATTACACAATCTATTTCTATCAAAAGGAATTCATTCTGAAATGGATTTGCGCTCTGAGAAGATTGGATTTAAAATTAGAGATTCCATTTTAAAGAAAGCAAATTTCCTTTTAATTCTTGGTGATAAAGAAGTAGAAAATAGAAGTGTATCGATTCGAAAGTTAGGGGAAGAGAATACTACAACTTATTCGCTAAATGAGTTTCTTGACTTAATCGAAAAAGAAAAAGCGGCTATGTAA
- a CDS encoding DUF1569 domain-containing protein encodes MLQKRILKFKNYSDVITEIESLRKNGYTQSGKWNLGQICRHLSYYQKGALDGFTKMMPWIIRVTIGKLLLKKCSLRLLTKKECKPILNLFFRQSLMIPLQ; translated from the coding sequence ATGCTACAAAAAAGAATTCTTAAATTTAAAAATTATTCAGATGTAATTACTGAAATAGAATCACTTAGAAAAAATGGTTATACACAAAGTGGAAAATGGAATCTAGGTCAGATTTGTCGTCACCTTTCCTATTATCAAAAAGGTGCTCTTGATGGATTTACGAAAATGATGCCTTGGATTATTCGTGTGACGATTGGGAAGTTACTTCTAAAAAAATGCTCACTCAGACTTCTTACAAAGAAGGAATGCAAACCGATCCTAAATCTGTTTTTCCGACAGAGCCTGATGATACCGCTGCAATAG
- a CDS encoding STAS domain-containing protein: MSYVHRKVVGVDVIELDESIDLYSVPELKKFCKELLKKESKRIVFNMEKLKFIDSSGLGMLVNLSHECKQTDVGLKLASMSVEAERTFSLTKMQNNFEIFPTVNEAIRSFG; this comes from the coding sequence ATGAGTTATGTGCACAGAAAAGTAGTTGGTGTAGATGTGATTGAATTGGATGAATCAATAGATTTATATTCAGTTCCAGAATTAAAAAAATTTTGCAAAGAACTACTAAAAAAAGAAAGCAAGAGAATTGTATTTAATATGGAAAAATTAAAATTCATCGACTCCTCTGGATTAGGCATGTTAGTCAACTTATCTCACGAATGTAAACAGACTGATGTTGGACTAAAGCTTGCCAGTATGAGTGTAGAAGCAGAGAGAACATTTAGCCTAACAAAGATGCAGAATAATTTTGAAATATTCCCAACAGTCAACGAAGCGATTCGTTCTTTTGGCTAG
- a CDS encoding AAA family ATPase has protein sequence MISGRSGIGKSILINEINKPIVEYKGYFASGKYDQFKRTIPYRAITYAIQSLIQQILTESSDSISTWRENLLNALGANGKIIIDVIPELETLIGEQPPVTELGPTESQNRFNLVFQNLIKAFCTKEHPVAIFLDDLQWADTPSILLIQTILSDLEMKYLFLMLSFRDNEVLPTDPFSVMLEDLHKTGFQSKNISLEPISVTDISRLVSDTLNCDDVKAKELATVLFEKTKGNPFFVNELFKSFYEKDLIQYVNGSWNWDIDKIQDVKLSENVIGLMVEKVKELSDSAIEKLKLAACIGSWFKQEVFFQILGKSQTEAKHDLIHLANEGFLRLGELDVNFAHDKIREATYTLISDTEKSKYHYTIGNTYLSMLNKYRLEDHIFTIVNQLNQGIDHITNAEEKAKLQELNIIAGNKAMASTAYEAALGFFQIAIDQLPDNSWTANYELTLELFTNRAKAEYLCKNFESADKTFNLILSHAKTELDKVTVYELKSSMYVSQNKILESLDILKQALKSFGVDLPKKPTELSPLPEIIKFKLKQGKKPIMDLANLPLINNQKFLMIMRLLNAAVPASFIAQPNLFPVLVLKMVNLSLRNGNAALSSFAYVAFGLIQGSGLGDFKTGHEFGKLAVHLIEKFNAKSIECRTYFIFTTMVSHWTHHAKEAIPYFQTAIQSGLENGDLQYTSYVVNHYNFQALLMRVNLDMVMESFQKYDPVMKNLQQYDSYLMYKMNQQFVHNMHGQANDILFLKSDKFDEATSVPEWEVAHNSTTLFVYYTFKSELYFFFGDILKASEYSLLAVSHEGGVFGMMYVPEQVFFDSLICAKLILKTQDKKKQKEYRKRLDKNNKRMKKWGENCEANYGHKSRIIEGLIEQIENHHDKALVSFERAMELAKQYEYTLEEAIANEFMADIWIGRNKERIADIYLIEAHYAYKKWGCEPKVKQLEEKYPQLKRQATRTISADMTVSSSSTTTTKTVAGGSFLDLNTVIKASQTISGEIQLGKLLEKMMKILFENAGAEKGYFLLKEKEKWYIEAEGNANTDSISVLEAKPLEGYSELSPNIVNYVIRTKSIILLNDATKKGIFVNDNYVKEKQPKSILCYPIINQGNLVGVVYLENNLTTDAFTPDRLEILKVLSSQIAVSVENSLLYANLEEKVEERTKDLNEALVEVRGLKEQQDGDYFLNTLLIEPLGQNNAFSKNVEIEFFVKQKKNFIFRKREYELGGDINISENIELQGKKYIVFLNGDAMGKSIQGAGGVLVLGTVFKSIIQRTISTAAGKNVYPERWLKNAFIEMHKAFESFDGSMLMSTVFGLIDEVTGTMYFMNAEHPDMVLYRDGIANFIENPNQYRKLGTQGQSGNISVEVFSLRPDDVVILGSDGRDDIILGKDPTTGSDIINQDELLFLTHVKKADGDLEKIYEEIKNTGKQMDDLSLFKIHYTGVAAEQNKMEEDLKLLEDYKEKMEFVKYTEAGEEVISSYPHLTNCLYEISFACKQLGQYEKAIDYGERLRLRDTKNIPNLINLIEAYKGVGKKERAKTILDACIKARPEDVRFKKLKEELYK, from the coding sequence TTGATTTCCGGTCGCTCTGGCATTGGTAAGTCAATCTTAATTAACGAAATAAATAAGCCTATTGTAGAATATAAGGGATATTTTGCGTCAGGAAAATATGATCAGTTTAAACGAACAATTCCCTATCGTGCTATAACTTATGCAATACAAAGTTTAATTCAACAAATATTAACAGAGAGCTCTGATTCTATTTCAACTTGGAGAGAAAATCTTTTAAATGCTTTAGGGGCTAATGGTAAAATCATTATTGATGTGATTCCTGAACTAGAGACATTAATTGGAGAGCAGCCTCCTGTTACGGAACTAGGACCGACAGAATCACAGAATAGATTTAATTTAGTATTTCAGAATTTAATAAAAGCATTTTGCACTAAAGAACATCCAGTTGCTATTTTTCTAGATGATTTACAGTGGGCGGATACTCCCAGTATACTCCTAATACAAACAATTCTTTCTGATCTGGAAATGAAATATCTATTTTTAATGTTATCATTTAGGGATAATGAGGTTTTACCAACAGATCCATTTTCAGTCATGTTGGAAGATTTGCATAAAACAGGATTCCAATCTAAGAATATATCATTAGAGCCAATTTCCGTAACAGATATTTCTCGTCTTGTGAGTGATACCTTAAATTGTGATGATGTTAAAGCAAAAGAATTAGCCACCGTTCTTTTTGAAAAAACGAAAGGAAATCCTTTCTTTGTAAATGAATTGTTTAAAAGTTTTTATGAGAAAGATTTGATTCAATATGTAAATGGAAGCTGGAATTGGGATATTGATAAAATCCAAGATGTAAAATTATCCGAAAACGTAATTGGCTTAATGGTTGAAAAGGTAAAAGAGCTTTCTGATTCAGCAATTGAAAAACTAAAATTAGCAGCTTGTATTGGTAGTTGGTTCAAACAAGAAGTATTCTTTCAGATACTAGGCAAGTCACAAACAGAGGCTAAGCATGATTTGATTCACTTAGCAAATGAAGGTTTTCTTCGTTTAGGTGAATTAGATGTTAATTTTGCTCATGACAAAATTAGAGAAGCAACCTATACACTTATTTCTGATACTGAGAAATCAAAATATCATTATACAATTGGAAATACTTACTTATCTATGCTCAATAAGTATAGATTGGAAGATCATATATTCACAATCGTAAATCAATTAAACCAAGGGATAGACCATATTACCAATGCTGAAGAAAAAGCAAAGTTGCAAGAATTAAACATAATTGCTGGAAATAAAGCAATGGCATCAACAGCCTATGAAGCCGCACTTGGGTTCTTTCAAATAGCTATTGATCAATTGCCAGATAATTCTTGGACGGCTAATTATGAATTAACCCTAGAATTGTTTACAAACAGAGCAAAGGCTGAGTATCTTTGTAAAAATTTTGAGTCTGCCGATAAAACTTTTAATTTGATTTTGTCTCATGCCAAAACTGAATTAGATAAAGTAACCGTTTATGAATTAAAATCTTCAATGTATGTAAGTCAGAATAAAATTTTAGAGTCATTAGATATTTTAAAACAAGCATTAAAATCCTTTGGAGTTGATCTTCCTAAAAAGCCTACAGAGCTTTCACCATTGCCTGAAATTATTAAATTCAAATTGAAACAAGGAAAAAAGCCAATTATGGATTTGGCTAATCTACCTTTGATAAACAATCAAAAATTTCTTATGATTATGCGTTTGCTGAATGCAGCTGTTCCAGCATCCTTTATTGCGCAGCCTAATTTATTTCCTGTATTAGTTTTAAAAATGGTAAATCTATCACTCAGAAATGGCAATGCTGCTTTGAGTTCCTTTGCCTACGTTGCATTTGGCTTAATTCAGGGATCCGGTCTTGGAGATTTTAAAACTGGGCATGAGTTTGGGAAGTTAGCTGTTCATTTGATTGAAAAGTTTAATGCAAAATCCATTGAGTGTAGAACTTATTTTATTTTCACAACAATGGTAAGTCATTGGACGCATCATGCCAAGGAAGCAATTCCATATTTCCAGACCGCAATACAAAGTGGTCTGGAAAATGGAGACTTACAATATACATCCTATGTGGTAAATCATTATAACTTTCAAGCATTGCTCATGCGAGTAAATCTTGATATGGTAATGGAAAGTTTTCAGAAATATGATCCTGTTATGAAGAATTTGCAACAGTATGATTCTTACTTAATGTACAAAATGAATCAACAGTTTGTTCATAATATGCATGGTCAAGCTAATGATATATTATTTTTAAAGAGTGATAAATTTGATGAAGCAACATCGGTTCCCGAATGGGAGGTTGCTCATAATTCTACAACCTTATTCGTTTATTATACTTTTAAATCAGAACTCTATTTCTTTTTTGGCGATATTTTGAAAGCTAGCGAGTATTCATTATTAGCTGTTTCACATGAAGGTGGAGTTTTTGGTATGATGTATGTACCCGAGCAGGTATTCTTTGATTCTCTTATCTGTGCGAAACTAATTTTGAAAACCCAAGACAAGAAAAAGCAAAAAGAATACAGAAAGCGTTTAGATAAAAACAATAAACGAATGAAGAAGTGGGGAGAAAATTGTGAAGCGAATTATGGTCATAAGTCCCGAATAATAGAAGGCTTAATAGAGCAAATAGAGAATCATCATGATAAAGCGCTTGTCTCATTTGAACGAGCAATGGAACTTGCAAAACAATACGAGTATACATTGGAAGAAGCAATCGCCAATGAATTTATGGCGGATATTTGGATAGGACGAAACAAAGAACGGATTGCGGATATTTATTTAATCGAAGCGCATTATGCTTACAAAAAATGGGGCTGTGAGCCAAAGGTAAAACAACTAGAAGAAAAATACCCACAATTGAAACGTCAGGCGACACGCACGATTAGTGCCGATATGACTGTTAGTTCCAGCTCAACTACAACAACGAAAACAGTAGCAGGTGGAAGCTTCTTAGATTTGAATACAGTCATCAAAGCATCGCAGACAATATCCGGTGAGATTCAACTTGGTAAACTCTTAGAAAAGATGATGAAGATTCTATTTGAAAATGCAGGAGCCGAGAAAGGTTATTTTCTTCTAAAAGAAAAAGAGAAGTGGTATATAGAGGCAGAAGGAAATGCAAACACGGATAGCATTTCCGTATTAGAAGCTAAACCATTGGAAGGATATTCTGAGTTATCCCCTAATATTGTGAATTATGTAATAAGAACAAAGAGTATTATCTTACTCAATGATGCGACAAAGAAAGGAATCTTTGTAAACGATAACTATGTAAAAGAAAAACAACCTAAGTCAATTCTTTGTTATCCAATCATCAACCAAGGAAATTTAGTTGGAGTAGTATACTTAGAAAACAATTTAACTACCGATGCATTTACACCGGATAGATTGGAGATACTAAAAGTATTGTCGTCTCAAATTGCGGTGAGTGTAGAAAACTCTCTGTTATACGCTAACCTGGAAGAAAAGGTAGAAGAGAGAACAAAAGACTTAAACGAAGCCCTTGTTGAAGTTAGAGGATTAAAAGAACAGCAAGATGGAGATTATTTCTTAAACACACTCTTGATCGAGCCACTCGGACAAAATAATGCATTTAGTAAAAATGTAGAGATTGAATTTTTCGTTAAGCAAAAGAAGAATTTTATATTCCGAAAAAGAGAATATGAATTGGGTGGGGATATTAATATTTCAGAAAATATAGAACTCCAAGGAAAAAAATACATTGTTTTCTTAAATGGGGATGCAATGGGTAAATCAATTCAAGGTGCTGGAGGAGTATTAGTATTAGGCACTGTGTTTAAATCTATTATCCAGAGAACTATTTCAACGGCAGCGGGTAAGAACGTATATCCAGAGAGATGGCTTAAGAATGCATTTATTGAAATGCATAAAGCATTTGAAAGCTTTGATGGGTCTATGCTAATGTCTACGGTGTTTGGATTAATTGATGAAGTGACCGGGACAATGTATTTTATGAATGCAGAGCATCCTGACATGGTGCTGTATCGAGATGGAATAGCAAATTTTATTGAGAATCCAAACCAATATCGCAAATTAGGAACACAAGGACAATCGGGAAATATATCTGTAGAGGTATTTTCATTGAGACCGGATGATGTAGTGATTCTTGGTTCAGATGGAAGAGATGATATTATTTTAGGAAAAGACCCAACGACCGGCTCTGATATTATTAATCAAGATGAGCTTTTATTTTTAACTCATGTGAAGAAAGCTGATGGAGATTTGGAAAAGATATATGAAGAGATTAAAAATACAGGAAAGCAAATGGATGATCTCTCTTTGTTTAAGATTCATTACACAGGAGTAGCAGCAGAGCAGAACAAAATGGAGGAAGACTTAAAACTCCTAGAAGACTACAAGGAGAAGATGGAATTTGTGAAGTATACTGAGGCAGGTGAAGAGGTAATTTCAAGTTATCCGCATCTAACTAACTGTCTATACGAAATATCATTTGCATGTAAACAGTTGGGTCAATATGAAAAAGCGATTGATTATGGAGAAAGACTTAGACTTCGTGATACAAAAAATATTCCGAATCTCATAAACTTAATTGAAGCCTATAAAGGCGTAGGAAAGAAAGAGCGCGCTAAAACAATATTAGACGCTTGTATAAAAGCAAGACCAGAAGATGTTCGATTTAAAAAACTAAAAGAGGAGTTATATAAATAA
- a CDS encoding STAS domain-containing protein codes for MSYIHNEINSVDVVELEESIDLYSAPPIKKFLKTLVLNKNKKIVISLEKVTFLDSSGLGMLVNLFFECKQREVQIKLAKVSAEARNIFRQTKMENNFEIFETVNEAIASF; via the coding sequence ATGAGCTATATACACAACGAAATAAATAGTGTAGATGTGGTTGAATTGGAAGAATCTATTGATTTATATTCAGCCCCACCAATTAAGAAATTTTTAAAGACACTCGTATTAAACAAAAATAAAAAAATAGTAATTTCTTTAGAGAAAGTTACCTTCCTTGACTCTTCCGGTCTTGGAATGTTAGTAAATCTATTCTTCGAATGCAAACAACGGGAAGTGCAAATCAAATTAGCAAAGGTTAGTGCAGAGGCTAGGAATATTTTCAGACAAACAAAAATGGAAAACAATTTTGAAATATTCGAGACAGTAAACGAAGCAATTGCTTCGTTTTAA
- a CDS encoding DUF1569 domain-containing protein produces MQTDPKSVFPTEPDDTAAIEAELTILKRLESNTLPLHPSAFFGEMTNEQQKILHLGHSEHHLGFLHPIKK; encoded by the coding sequence ATGCAAACCGATCCTAAATCTGTTTTTCCGACAGAGCCTGATGATACCGCTGCAATAGAAGCAGAACTTACAATTCTAAAAAGATTAGAGTCTAATACTCTTCCTCTTCATCCTTCTGCTTTCTTTGGAGAAATGACAAACGAACAACAGAAGATTCTACATCTCGGACATAGTGAGCACCATTTAGGTTTTCTACATCCGATTAAAAAGTAG
- a CDS encoding type II toxin-antitoxin system VapC family toxin: MDLLKKEHREIIEDLENKIFLSTASIWEMIVKAKIGKLPLPSPYFDYIERQIKNHNFNLDSIEGAILKHLELLPDIHKDPFDRILICQSIESKYKLITDDENILQYSKYNDSFLV; this comes from the coding sequence GTGGATTTACTAAAGAAAGAACATCGAGAAATTATAGAAGATTTGGAAAATAAAATCTTTCTAAGTACCGCCTCTATATGGGAAATGATTGTTAAAGCAAAAATCGGAAAACTCCCGTTACCCTCTCCTTATTTCGATTATATTGAAAGACAAATCAAAAATCATAATTTCAATTTGGATTCAATTGAAGGAGCTATTCTAAAGCACCTAGAATTGTTACCAGACATACACAAAGACCCATTTGATAGAATTCTAATATGTCAATCTATTGAATCTAAATACAAGCTAATTACAGACGATGAGAATATACTTCAATATTCTAAATACAATGACTCTTTTCTAGTCTGA
- a CDS encoding cation transporter, protein MLSEILIKVFIKNAEDVTDKKVRGNLGYLGGFVGIVVNLLLFSIKLTVGLIVTSIAVIADAFNNLSDAASSIVTILGFKISKMPADKEHPFGHGRMEYISALIVAFMVMLVGMQFVKSSFERILNPEKVTFELIPFLLLVVSILLKVWLSIFNRYMGNKINSSALKAASVDALGDVFTSSCVVLSLLAAKYTDFPIDGYAGIVVALVILYSGFSLVKETISPLLGEAPSPELVESINSSLLSYDYITGVHDLIIHNYGVGKFMATIHAEIPADINILKIHNIVDKAEREISKKLGIMLFIHMDPVSNDNEEEKIARNSVHRTISSIPCIKSFHDLRVVEGGEGEKKNLIFDVVVDSLSMNKTSNEDTIKEDLQINLTKLHPDYNFIITIDYQFY, encoded by the coding sequence ATGCTATCTGAAATTCTAATAAAAGTTTTTATAAAGAACGCAGAGGATGTTACTGATAAAAAAGTAAGAGGGAATTTAGGTTATCTGGGTGGGTTTGTAGGGATTGTGGTTAATCTACTGTTATTCTCTATCAAACTCACAGTCGGTCTTATTGTAACAAGCATTGCTGTGATTGCGGATGCGTTTAATAATCTTTCTGATGCAGCTTCCTCCATCGTGACTATTCTAGGATTTAAAATATCTAAAATGCCAGCAGACAAAGAGCATCCATTCGGTCACGGTAGAATGGAATATATATCTGCACTGATTGTCGCCTTCATGGTAATGCTAGTCGGTATGCAATTCGTAAAATCTTCCTTTGAAAGAATTCTAAATCCGGAAAAAGTAACCTTCGAACTAATTCCCTTTCTGTTATTGGTAGTCTCCATTCTATTAAAAGTCTGGCTAAGCATATTTAACCGCTACATGGGAAATAAAATAAACTCCTCCGCTTTAAAGGCTGCTTCTGTCGATGCATTAGGAGATGTATTCACCTCAAGCTGCGTCGTATTATCTTTATTAGCTGCTAAATATACGGATTTTCCTATAGACGGCTATGCGGGTATTGTAGTTGCTCTTGTCATCTTGTATTCCGGTTTTTCTCTCGTAAAAGAAACGATCAGTCCACTTCTTGGAGAAGCACCTTCCCCAGAACTTGTAGAAAGTATCAATAGTTCTTTACTTTCCTATGACTATATAACCGGTGTTCATGATCTAATCATTCATAATTATGGAGTAGGAAAATTTATGGCTACGATTCACGCCGAAATACCTGCTGATATAAATATTTTGAAGATTCATAACATCGTTGATAAAGCAGAAAGAGAAATTTCTAAAAAATTGGGCATAATGTTATTTATCCACATGGATCCGGTATCGAATGATAATGAAGAAGAAAAAATTGCAAGAAACTCTGTGCATAGAACAATTTCTTCCATACCCTGCATTAAATCCTTTCATGATCTAAGAGTTGTAGAAGGGGGAGAAGGAGAAAAAAAGAATTTAATATTCGATGTCGTCGTTGATTCACTT